The Amblyomma americanum isolate KBUSLIRL-KWMA chromosome 3, ASM5285725v1, whole genome shotgun sequence genome window below encodes:
- the LOC144122924 gene encoding uncharacterized protein LOC144122924, whose translation MLLIIHLQQEPLSQQPGDGTVVAATAQHGAQQALTQSHTSPASPLQQAPMDVAESQETLAGPSQQAPMDVTESQETLPGPSQQASMDVATMLDIQPGPSQAFQLTPELPTLPTAPASVGTPRRRRPAMVNGPVKCAYF comes from the exons atgctcctcattattcatttacagcaggaacccctttcacagcagccaggcgatggcacagttgttgctgccactgctcagcatggcgcccagcaagcactaacacaaagtcacacatctccagcgtctccactgcaacag gcacctatggatgtcgctgaaagccaggagactttggcaggcccatcacaacag gcacctatggatgtcactgaaagccaggaaactttaccaggcccatcacaacag gcatctatggatgtggccacaatgctggacattcagccagggccatctcaagcctttcaacttacacca GAACTTCCGACTTTGCCAACCGCCCCAGCATCTGTTGGGACGCCACGAAGAAGGAGGCCAGCAATGGTAAATGGACCTGTCAAATGTGCCTATTTCTGA